The sequence GAGCGTTCGCGGACTGCGAGCTCACGTAGAAGCTCTGCACGCCCACGAACGGCGCGGCCGTCTCTCCGCCCGCCGACGGGATCGGGTTCACGGCGATGTTCGCGACATCGGGGTAGGCGCTGATCGCCCACGGTCCCTGGATCGTGTACGGGGCCTGGCCCGAGTTGAACAGCTCGTTGTTGATGTCGTAGTCGACGGTCGTCGAGATGTACCCGGTGCCGCCGGTGCCGTTCGCCCCGAGCCAGGAGGCGAACGCCTCGCCGCCGGGGCCGCCCATGCCGACCTCGGTCGTGTAGGAGCCCGATGCGTCCTGCACGAAGACCGGGGCGCCGAACGACGTCTGGAAGCCGTACATCGTGTAGCCGTCGCCGGTCTCGCCGTTGGTGTTGATGACGAACGGCCGCTCGGCGCCGGAGGCGACGCCGTTCTGGATCATCTCGTCCCACGTGGCCGGCGCGTCCGCGCCGACGAGGTCGACGTTCTGCACGAGCGCGATGGTCTCGAGCGAATACGGGAGCGCATACAGCTGTCCGTCGTACGTCATGGCTTCGAGGGCCACCGGCTCGAACTCGGACGCGGTGGCCCCGAGGTCGATGGTGTCGACGACGCCCGCCGCGACGAGCGCGCCCAGCCAGTCGTGGGCGCCGACGGTGATGTCGGGGCCCTCGCCGGTCGGCACCTGCGCGATGAAGTCGTTGCGGAGGTCCTCGAAGTTCTTCTGCACCAGCGTGACGGTCGCGCCGGTCTCCTCCTCGAAGGCGGCGGCGGCAGCGGCGATGCCCTCCTCGCGCTCCTCGTCGGTCCAGATGACGAG comes from Microbacterium cremeum and encodes:
- a CDS encoding sugar ABC transporter substrate-binding protein is translated as MRKQIALGALALTAAVVLAGCSAGGSADNDGDDTDGSGAELVIWTDEEREEGIAAAAAAFEEETGATVTLVQKNFEDLRNDFIAQVPTGEGPDITVGAHDWLGALVAAGVVDTIDLGATASEFEPVALEAMTYDGQLYALPYSLETIALVQNVDLVGADAPATWDEMIQNGVASGAERPFVINTNGETGDGYTMYGFQTSFGAPVFVQDASGSYTTEVGMGGPGGEAFASWLGANGTGGTGYISTTVDYDINNELFNSGQAPYTIQGPWAISAYPDVANIAVNPIPSAGGETAAPFVGVQSFYVSSQSANALLAQEFLVNYLGTEEAQRALYEADPRIPAWSTLATEVSSDPIIAGFLASAQNGVPMPSIPEMGSVWDLWNAAQSQIINGADPVATWNTMVADVQAAVAG